A window of Cyanobacteriota bacterium genomic DNA:
GGGCGATCGCAGCCTGATCAGAAGGCATTGACTCGACCAACACCATCAGGGTCTTGTCATCCCCAATTAGGGCAGCGTGGTGAAACGCCTCTAGCCAGTCACGGGGCATCATGGCTAGATCAGCAAACGTTAACGATTGTCTTGACAAGGCAAAATCTTGCTCAGAGGAGCTATCGCTGTAGGTATATTTCAGACCAAGCTGTTCAGCTAGCTTCTCAAACATGAGATTGACCTGGACTGGTTTACTCATGTAGTCGTCACAACCTGCGGCGAGGGCCAAGTCGCGATCGCTCTCTGAGGTTTGAGCTGTCAGGGCTACAATTTTGGTGTGTTGATGAGGAGTGAGCGCTTCTTGGGCACGAATTTGACGCACTGCCTCATAACCATTGACGCTAGGCATCCGCAAATCCATCCAAATAAAGTGGGGCCGCCACTCGTGCCAGAGGGCGATCGCCTCTAGGCCATTGCTGGCTTCTAGCACCTCTAGGTCTAGGGGAGCTCACAGCCTTGCTAATAC
This region includes:
- a CDS encoding response regulator is translated as MLEASNGLEAIALWHEWRPHFIWMDLRMPSVNGYEAVRQIRAQEALTPHQHTKIVALTAQTSESDRDLALAAGCDDYMSKPVQVNLMFEKLAEQLGLKYTYSDSSSEQDFALSRQSLTFADLAMMPRDWLEAFHHAALIGDDKTLMVLVESMPSDQAAIAHQLQLRIEQFEFDKLISLVQPCLDGQTS